In Lactococcus garvieae subsp. garvieae, the following proteins share a genomic window:
- the yjeM gene encoding glutamate/gamma-aminobutyrate family transporter YjeM, giving the protein MSQLKKNKLTAISLALMIFTSVYGFGNVPLAFFQMGYCSIIWYIISALVFFIPFSLMVTEFGSAFNAEKGGIYTWMEKSEGPSFAMIGTLMWYMSWVIWFVSVGNRILVPISNMIFGTTILPSTVIVSLLAILIMFLVTFISLKGLETIKKVASVGGIAVVSLNFILIIGAFIILSRSGFQPATPLTIKSLISTPNPTLQPASFVTFIAFLVYAIFAYAGVESVGGLVDETVEPKKNFPKGILLSAAIIGIGYSFMILCTGFFINFDKDWIPGIMDGSVNQGNITYFMMQQLGEKLAESFNLSSGAVHTWGTVFARYVGLSMFLSLTGALFTLIYSPLKQLMEGTPEKVWPGKLGKIENGVPKNAMKAQFIIVTLMILLNMGISLINKGAADKFFLVITNMSNIASSLPYVFIVFAYIKFKKNYAIEKPFTIMKNQAFAIGISWVAALMIILADFFTIIEPVINYLQAPGEISLGSVYSDIISMIAGPVVFSILGWWLIRNYKKQTVKVKI; this is encoded by the coding sequence ATGTCGCAACTAAAAAAAAATAAATTAACAGCAATTTCTTTAGCCCTGATGATTTTTACATCGGTGTATGGCTTTGGGAATGTTCCACTCGCCTTTTTTCAAATGGGTTATTGCTCAATCATTTGGTACATTATTAGTGCCTTAGTCTTTTTCATTCCATTTTCTTTAATGGTCACTGAATTTGGTTCAGCTTTTAATGCTGAAAAAGGCGGTATTTACACATGGATGGAAAAATCAGAGGGGCCATCATTTGCCATGATTGGTACATTGATGTGGTACATGTCATGGGTTATCTGGTTTGTCTCTGTAGGTAATCGGATACTTGTACCTATCTCGAACATGATCTTTGGTACAACAATCTTACCGAGCACAGTGATCGTGTCACTCTTGGCCATTCTTATCATGTTTCTTGTGACTTTCATTTCCCTTAAAGGCCTTGAAACCATAAAAAAAGTGGCCTCAGTCGGAGGAATTGCAGTTGTTTCACTTAATTTTATTCTCATCATCGGGGCCTTTATTATCTTATCGAGAAGTGGTTTTCAGCCCGCAACACCCTTAACGATAAAATCCTTGATTTCAACACCAAATCCAACATTGCAACCTGCAAGTTTTGTTACTTTTATCGCTTTCTTAGTTTATGCTATTTTTGCCTACGCTGGTGTAGAATCCGTGGGAGGATTGGTTGATGAAACTGTGGAACCGAAAAAGAACTTTCCTAAAGGCATCTTACTTTCGGCTGCCATTATTGGTATTGGTTATTCTTTCATGATTCTTTGTACAGGGTTTTTCATTAATTTTGATAAAGACTGGATTCCGGGGATTATGGATGGTTCAGTCAATCAAGGGAATATTACTTATTTTATGATGCAGCAGCTCGGTGAGAAACTGGCAGAATCTTTCAATCTATCGTCTGGTGCTGTACATACTTGGGGAACAGTTTTTGCACGTTATGTGGGACTCTCTATGTTTTTGTCACTTACTGGCGCGCTCTTTACCTTGATTTATTCTCCTCTTAAACAACTGATGGAGGGGACACCGGAAAAAGTATGGCCAGGAAAGCTTGGAAAAATCGAGAATGGCGTGCCTAAAAATGCTATGAAAGCGCAATTCATCATTGTGACCCTGATGATTTTACTGAATATGGGCATTTCACTCATCAATAAGGGAGCAGCAGATAAATTCTTCTTGGTTATTACTAATATGAGTAATATTGCTTCCAGTCTACCATATGTCTTTATCGTCTTTGCTTATATCAAATTCAAGAAAAATTATGCTATTGAGAAACCTTTTACGATTATGAAAAATCAAGCTTTTGCTATTGGAATTTCTTGGGTTGCAGCCTTGATGATTATTTTGGCGGACTTTTTTACAATTATCGAACCCGTCATAAATTATCTCCAAGCGCCAGGTGAAATTTCTTTGGGAAGTGTTTATTCCGATATTATCTCAATGATCGCCGGACCAGTTGTCTTCAGTATATTAGGCTGGTGGTTGATCCGAAACTATAAGAAGCAAACCGTTAAGGTTAAAATATAG
- a CDS encoding NUDIX hydrolase N-terminal domain-containing protein yields MDTTQALAKLKALVNTSLYYNKDVYDRERLGEMKEILFDISQKLTSYSEAELEAFFNEDLGYVTPKVDIRAVVFEDDRLLLVKEKDEGQWSLPGGWADVGYSPAEIAQKEVREESGLEVIPLQLFKLVDKAKHAYPKSLNYVYKLFFYCEAKTFELQPGLETSEARFFSREEIETLQNISVDRNTREDLLEAFEYHHHPTAGAKFDRVQ; encoded by the coding sequence ATGGATACAACCCAAGCTCTAGCAAAACTCAAAGCTCTTGTGAACACATCTTTGTATTATAATAAAGATGTATACGACCGAGAAAGATTGGGAGAAATGAAAGAAATTCTCTTTGACATTTCTCAAAAACTGACCTCTTACTCAGAAGCTGAACTGGAAGCCTTCTTTAATGAAGATTTAGGTTATGTCACACCTAAAGTAGATATCAGAGCTGTGGTCTTTGAGGATGACCGTCTCTTACTTGTGAAAGAAAAAGACGAAGGACAATGGTCTTTGCCTGGCGGGTGGGCAGACGTCGGTTATTCCCCCGCAGAAATCGCTCAAAAAGAAGTAAGAGAAGAGAGCGGGCTTGAAGTGATACCTTTGCAGTTGTTTAAGCTTGTTGATAAGGCCAAGCACGCTTATCCTAAAAGCTTGAATTATGTTTATAAACTCTTCTTTTATTGTGAGGCAAAAACTTTTGAGCTGCAGCCAGGCTTAGAAACTTCGGAGGCACGCTTTTTCTCACGGGAAGAAATTGAAACCTTGCAGAATATCTCCGTAGATCGAAACACACGTGAGGATCTTCTGGAGGCCTTTGAATATCATCATCACCCAACAGCAGGAGCAAAATTTGATCGTGTGCAGTAA
- the rnr gene encoding ribonuclease R — protein MKIKEVILDELKKHPKKAYAVEELAMELDLTKASDFKLFVKTLAALEGEGLLEFTNNGKVTLAEVKAELVGIFRANANGFGFVTVDSDEPDVFIPKGRTAFALEGDEVKVELKSNANPLKGTSAEGVVTEVLKRSVTQLVGTFVKFDEKERQEFERIGYVKSRNKKLPYHVFLTDKGLIPEDKAVVRVDITAYPDKKNPKSMQGLAVEIVGQAGDKGIDVLEVLASLGIRSEFPEDVLAQADAIPEEVDEKALMGRVDYRNEITFTIDGADAKDLDDAVHIKRLDNGNYELGVHIADVSHYVTENSPLDREAFERGTSVYVADRVVPMLPERLSNGICSLNPRVNRMTQSCVMEITPEGKVLQSQIGPSIIKTTERMTYDDVNLMLAGNQEALEKYAAIKESVEIMSELHEALAAMRRRRGAIDFETMEARIIVDENGLPIEIRKRSRGTAERMIESFMLIANETVASSFETRHLPGIYRIHEYPKEEKMTRFIDFAATFGLQVKGISTEVSQKALQEFLKKVKGQPGEMVLSTMLLRSMQQARYSEDNYGHFGLAAENYTHFTSPIRRYPDLIVHRLIRELAQPSPKTIEYWAEKIPEIAQQSSNRERRAVDAEREVEKMKKAEFMEKHVGEQFEGVIASVTRFGMFIELENTIEGLVHISTIKGEYMNFHERMMALVGEKTGLVFRIGQPIKIQVTKADKVTGDIDFEYIKSDLDVVESNLKSKKEKGPRRRPKANRSENKDEHKASKREKNFSEKSKNKKYRGKSKDEDRERKNDFDKKPNKKKKKKPFYADAAKGKFGKNTKKKSKK, from the coding sequence ATGAAAATAAAAGAAGTTATATTGGATGAACTTAAAAAGCATCCAAAGAAAGCCTATGCTGTTGAAGAACTGGCAATGGAACTTGACCTAACAAAGGCTTCAGATTTTAAACTATTTGTTAAAACTTTAGCTGCTCTTGAAGGTGAAGGACTACTGGAATTTACAAATAATGGAAAAGTAACACTTGCCGAAGTAAAAGCAGAGCTTGTCGGGATCTTTCGTGCTAATGCGAACGGTTTTGGTTTTGTAACAGTTGATTCTGATGAACCTGACGTTTTTATTCCTAAAGGAAGAACAGCTTTTGCTCTTGAAGGAGATGAAGTAAAAGTCGAACTGAAAAGTAATGCCAATCCTTTAAAAGGTACAAGTGCTGAAGGTGTAGTTACAGAGGTTTTAAAGCGTTCGGTCACTCAGCTTGTCGGAACTTTTGTCAAATTTGATGAAAAAGAACGTCAAGAGTTTGAACGTATCGGCTATGTAAAATCACGCAATAAAAAGTTGCCTTATCATGTCTTTTTGACAGATAAGGGCTTGATACCAGAGGATAAAGCAGTAGTGCGTGTTGATATTACCGCTTATCCGGATAAGAAAAATCCCAAAAGTATGCAAGGCTTGGCTGTTGAAATTGTCGGTCAAGCGGGTGATAAAGGAATTGATGTTCTTGAAGTTTTAGCTTCACTTGGTATTCGTTCTGAATTTCCAGAAGACGTTTTGGCGCAAGCGGACGCTATTCCAGAAGAAGTTGATGAGAAAGCCCTCATGGGGCGCGTGGACTATCGTAATGAGATTACATTCACCATCGATGGTGCCGATGCAAAAGACCTAGATGATGCTGTGCATATCAAACGCTTGGACAATGGTAACTATGAGTTGGGCGTTCACATCGCGGACGTGTCACACTATGTCACGGAAAATTCTCCCTTGGACCGTGAAGCTTTTGAGCGTGGTACATCGGTATATGTGGCCGATCGTGTCGTGCCAATGCTGCCTGAACGACTCTCGAACGGTATCTGTTCACTCAACCCACGCGTTAATCGCATGACGCAGTCTTGTGTGATGGAGATTACGCCTGAAGGAAAAGTCCTTCAATCACAAATAGGTCCTTCCATTATCAAGACGACTGAACGTATGACCTATGATGATGTCAACTTGATGCTTGCTGGTAACCAAGAAGCATTAGAAAAATATGCTGCAATTAAAGAATCCGTAGAGATCATGTCTGAACTTCACGAAGCTTTAGCAGCGATGCGCCGTCGTCGTGGGGCAATTGATTTTGAAACTATGGAAGCGCGTATTATCGTGGATGAAAATGGTTTGCCTATCGAAATTCGTAAGCGCAGTCGTGGAACAGCCGAACGCATGATTGAATCCTTCATGTTGATTGCTAATGAAACAGTTGCAAGCAGTTTTGAAACACGTCATTTACCAGGGATTTATCGTATTCACGAATATCCAAAAGAAGAAAAAATGACCCGCTTTATCGACTTTGCTGCGACCTTTGGCTTGCAAGTCAAAGGAATTTCGACAGAAGTTAGTCAAAAAGCCTTGCAAGAATTTTTGAAAAAAGTGAAAGGCCAACCAGGAGAAATGGTCCTCTCAACAATGCTTCTGCGTTCGATGCAACAAGCACGCTATTCGGAAGACAACTACGGTCACTTTGGCTTAGCAGCAGAAAACTATACGCACTTTACCAGTCCGATTCGTCGTTATCCTGACTTAATTGTTCACCGCTTGATCCGTGAGCTGGCTCAACCAAGTCCAAAGACTATCGAATATTGGGCGGAAAAAATACCCGAAATTGCTCAGCAGTCAAGTAACCGTGAACGTCGGGCCGTTGATGCTGAACGGGAAGTTGAAAAGATGAAAAAAGCCGAATTTATGGAAAAACATGTCGGCGAACAGTTCGAAGGTGTTATTGCTAGCGTTACTCGCTTTGGGATGTTTATTGAGCTTGAAAATACCATCGAAGGTTTGGTTCATATTTCTACTATTAAAGGGGAGTATATGAACTTCCATGAACGTATGATGGCGCTTGTAGGAGAAAAAACTGGGCTTGTTTTCCGTATTGGTCAACCCATCAAAATCCAAGTCACTAAAGCGGATAAAGTTACCGGTGATATTGACTTTGAATATATCAAGAGCGACCTTGATGTGGTGGAAAGTAACTTAAAATCCAAAAAAGAAAAAGGCCCACGCCGTAGACCGAAAGCTAACCGTTCCGAAAATAAAGATGAGCATAAAGCTTCAAAACGTGAAAAAAACTTCTCTGAAAAGAGTAAAAATAAAAAATACAGAGGAAAATCCAAGGACGAGGATCGAGAGCGCAAGAACGATTTCGATAAAAAACCAAATAAAAAGAAAAAAAAGAAACCTTTCTACGCGGATGCAGCAAAAGGAAAATTTGGAAAAAATACGAAGAAAAAATCGAAAAAATAA
- a CDS encoding isochorismatase family protein produces the protein MSEHLNLEKTALVLIDLQKGIVNRPQLEPYSKEEILAKNDRLLEKFKDTAGLIVFVHVKNYGPETLTPLTDANTSASGPLPEDYSQFVFSLAYDEEVKNKIHVKKHNWGAFYGTDLDVQLRRRGIENIILTGVATTIGCDTTAREAYQHGYNVIAVEDAMTDFNGALHTGIVNGIFTRLGRVRSTEQVLKMLQD, from the coding sequence ATGTCAGAACATTTGAATCTTGAGAAAACGGCCTTGGTCCTGATTGATTTACAAAAAGGTATCGTAAATCGTCCACAGCTCGAACCCTATAGTAAGGAAGAAATTCTTGCAAAAAATGATAGATTGCTGGAGAAGTTCAAGGATACAGCAGGACTTATCGTCTTTGTCCATGTGAAGAATTATGGACCAGAAACGCTCACTCCGCTTACAGATGCAAATACAAGTGCTTCTGGGCCACTTCCCGAAGATTATAGCCAATTTGTTTTTTCATTGGCTTATGATGAAGAGGTTAAAAATAAGATCCATGTCAAAAAGCACAATTGGGGCGCTTTTTATGGCACAGATCTGGATGTGCAGTTACGTAGACGAGGCATCGAGAATATTATCTTGACAGGTGTTGCCACAACGATTGGTTGTGATACAACGGCACGTGAAGCTTATCAACACGGATATAATGTGATTGCTGTTGAAGATGCAATGACAGACTTTAATGGTGCGCTACATACAGGTATCGTTAATGGTATTTTTACACGCTTAGGACGAGTCCGCTCGACAGAGCAAGTATTGAAAATGTTACAAGATTAG
- a CDS encoding GlsB/YeaQ/YmgE family stress response membrane protein → MIWSLIVGAIIGVIAGAITSKGKSMGWIANILAGLVGSAVGQALLGSWGPSLAGMALIPSIIGAVIVVAVVSFFLSKMSD, encoded by the coding sequence ATGATTTGGTCATTAATCGTTGGTGCAATTATCGGGGTGATTGCGGGTGCAATCACAAGTAAAGGGAAATCTATGGGATGGATTGCTAATATCTTAGCAGGTCTTGTAGGTTCTGCTGTTGGTCAAGCTTTACTGGGATCATGGGGCCCTAGTTTAGCAGGTATGGCGCTTATACCTTCTATTATCGGTGCCGTTATCGTGGTAGCTGTTGTTTCTTTCTTCTTAAGCAAAATGAGTGATTAA
- the amaP gene encoding alkaline shock response membrane anchor protein AmaP, whose product MSKGKKFILILVDLFLITIILPLFLYTLGKFDIIQPIKDMSQVPYIGPYLPTYFLFATGILGILLLILLLVIIFYPRRYTGFVLGEGRGELLLKKSAIEGFVREALKENGYIKDPKIDTLLGKNKVKVVIKGEIIPRVQISEKALLIEEEIGKGLKEFLGVNHHLSLKIKVNAITPQRKSSSRVL is encoded by the coding sequence GTGTCAAAAGGAAAAAAATTTATTCTAATTTTAGTTGATTTATTTCTTATTACAATCATCCTACCACTGTTTCTTTACACACTCGGAAAATTTGATATAATCCAGCCAATTAAGGATATGTCGCAGGTTCCTTATATTGGCCCCTACTTGCCTACATATTTCTTGTTTGCAACGGGCATATTAGGAATACTCTTACTCATTCTTTTACTCGTTATCATCTTCTATCCAAGAAGATATACCGGCTTTGTACTAGGAGAAGGTAGAGGGGAACTGCTTCTTAAAAAATCTGCGATTGAAGGCTTTGTGCGAGAAGCACTTAAAGAAAATGGATATATTAAAGACCCGAAAATCGATACGTTGCTAGGTAAAAATAAGGTTAAGGTTGTGATTAAAGGTGAGATTATTCCTCGGGTGCAAATTTCAGAAAAGGCTTTGCTTATCGAAGAAGAAATCGGTAAAGGCCTGAAAGAGTTTCTCGGGGTAAATCATCATCTAAGTTTGAAAATAAAAGTGAACGCTATCACACCACAGCGTAAAAGCAGTTCACGTGTGTTATGA
- a CDS encoding DUF2273 domain-containing protein, with translation MNLLEEYQYPIIGGAIGAIIAICIFTIGFWKMLLLFLLIALGSYVGFYLKRTGYIDKIGKK, from the coding sequence ATGAATCTTTTAGAAGAATATCAATATCCAATTATAGGTGGGGCAATTGGAGCAATCATCGCCATTTGTATCTTTACAATTGGTTTTTGGAAGATGCTCTTACTGTTTTTACTCATCGCGCTTGGTAGTTATGTTGGTTTCTATCTCAAACGTACAGGATATATTGATAAAATTGGTAAAAAATAA
- a CDS encoding Asp23/Gls24 family envelope stress response protein, producing MVQENKKTLDNSVDEVSGTLTYEDKVIQKIVGLALEKVDGLLAVDGGFLSNLTGKLVNTDDVTSGVGVEVGKQQVAVDLKIVAEYKKYVPDIYKNIKEVISKEVKGMTDLEVVEVNVDVIDVKTKEQQKQDEQSLQDKVGDAAKSTGRFTSEKVDQVKDKVSDDDGPRVK from the coding sequence ATGGTACAAGAAAACAAAAAAACTTTGGACAACTCAGTGGATGAAGTAAGTGGAACTTTAACTTATGAAGATAAAGTGATTCAAAAAATCGTAGGACTTGCCTTGGAAAAAGTTGACGGTCTGCTTGCAGTTGATGGTGGCTTCTTGTCTAATCTCACAGGAAAACTTGTCAATACGGACGATGTAACTTCTGGTGTAGGTGTCGAAGTGGGTAAACAACAGGTTGCGGTCGATCTTAAAATCGTAGCTGAATATAAGAAATATGTTCCAGACATTTACAAAAATATAAAAGAAGTTATTTCAAAAGAAGTGAAAGGCATGACAGACCTTGAAGTCGTAGAAGTCAACGTGGATGTTATTGATGTTAAAACGAAAGAACAACAAAAACAAGACGAACAAAGCCTCCAAGATAAAGTAGGCGATGCCGCAAAATCTACAGGACGATTTACTTCTGAAAAAGTTGATCAAGTGAAAGACAAAGTCAGCGATGATGATGGACCACGTGTAAAATAA
- a CDS encoding ABC transporter permease — MKKIIEIPDEVADKFEQQNYKMSVEHNQIVLKSDVDQLDAQNFSLHYMLIPSLLSLLISLLTFFLSGHSQINFTGGRYHSVAGISMLCATIIGFVTFLWVYAKQNTSPQKRMLSRIRELVTISLAYTLIVFAIQALIWYILGMTFVGVTLDRFTASFVAALFSAIVFYFLILFAASVKISHLIILLFITFIGGIFLSMATNGQNAWWQYNFSFLGTGEAKNQWQFNFTMIFSALMLLTITDYLFMDFQKSDLYNFKVKIVQAFYYIIALFIAGVGIFPAQSWTMTFHNASAYGIVLCIIILIVLSKYLLPQISREFLSMSAIVFIALVTSAILFLKVHYLSLTVFEIIAFAISFTWLVLMINALQKMLHESSVYQVEVVELKENI; from the coding sequence ATGAAAAAAATTATTGAAATTCCGGACGAAGTTGCGGATAAATTTGAGCAACAAAACTATAAAATGTCAGTTGAACACAATCAGATTGTCTTAAAAAGTGATGTTGATCAGCTTGATGCCCAAAATTTTTCGTTACACTATATGCTTATTCCCAGTTTATTAAGTTTACTTATCTCGCTACTTACTTTCTTTTTAAGTGGGCATTCTCAGATTAATTTCACGGGCGGCCGGTATCATTCTGTTGCTGGAATCAGCATGCTGTGTGCAACAATCATTGGCTTTGTAACCTTCCTCTGGGTTTACGCCAAGCAAAATACATCACCACAAAAACGCATGCTCAGTAGGATAAGAGAGCTTGTCACAATCAGCCTTGCCTATACCTTGATTGTTTTTGCGATTCAAGCATTAATTTGGTACATTCTGGGGATGACCTTTGTCGGTGTAACTCTCGATCGCTTCACAGCTTCTTTTGTAGCTGCACTCTTTTCAGCTATTGTTTTTTACTTTTTGATTCTCTTTGCAGCCTCGGTTAAAATTTCCCACCTGATTATTTTATTGTTCATTACCTTTATCGGTGGTATTTTCCTTTCCATGGCTACTAATGGTCAAAATGCTTGGTGGCAATACAACTTTAGCTTTTTAGGGACGGGTGAAGCTAAAAATCAATGGCAATTTAATTTCACAATGATTTTTTCTGCCTTGATGCTATTAACGATTACTGATTATTTATTTATGGATTTTCAAAAAAGTGACTTGTACAATTTCAAAGTCAAGATTGTTCAAGCTTTCTATTATATCATTGCTCTATTTATTGCTGGTGTAGGTATTTTCCCCGCTCAGTCATGGACAATGACCTTTCACAATGCCTCTGCCTATGGTATCGTTTTGTGTATTATTATCTTGATTGTATTAAGTAAATATCTTTTACCCCAAATTTCGAGAGAATTTCTTAGCATGTCCGCTATTGTTTTTATTGCCCTTGTCACTTCAGCAATTTTATTTCTGAAAGTGCACTATCTGTCTTTGACGGTTTTCGAGATTATTGCATTTGCAATTTCCTTTACATGGTTGGTCCTGATGATTAATGCTCTCCAAAAAATGCTTCATGAATCAAGCGTCTATCAAGTTGAAGTTGTCGAACTAAAGGAAAATATTTAA
- a CDS encoding DUF2177 family protein encodes MFQFLKLFLINAVIFLILDSLWLVFAHKKFYQPNIGHLMGQTKLLPAVIFYLIYVAALVFFVLVPGQEKESLSYVLLAGAFFGAVCYATYDLTNLATLSGWPLKITIVDMIWGSFVTSLSAILTYIIAAKL; translated from the coding sequence ATGTTTCAATTTTTAAAGTTGTTTTTAATCAATGCTGTGATTTTCCTTATTTTAGATAGTTTATGGCTCGTCTTTGCTCATAAAAAATTTTATCAACCCAATATTGGTCATCTGATGGGGCAAACCAAACTTTTACCAGCTGTTATTTTTTACCTTATTTATGTGGCTGCTCTTGTGTTTTTTGTTTTGGTACCTGGACAAGAAAAAGAAAGCCTTTCTTATGTTCTTTTAGCAGGAGCCTTTTTTGGAGCGGTGTGTTATGCCACATATGATTTGACAAATCTTGCGACATTGAGCGGTTGGCCATTGAAAATTACAATTGTTGATATGATTTGGGGGAGCTTTGTGACTTCCCTTAGTGCAATACTCACTTATATAATTGCTGCAAAGCTTTAG
- a CDS encoding DUF1295 domain-containing protein: MIYGIVLGALLVYFICWFKVADQKKNYGLIDIAWGGGFVLTACLSYFFNTQITMQNRAVLVLVALWGVRLLVHLARRNWNKPEDYRYTNMRRKWGSHAPKLKAFFSVFMVQYLLLFIIALPIMQSNHRPESQIFWWQILGVLVWLIGFVFEVLGDWQLEQFKKNKENKGKLLTSGLWSVTRHPNYFGEAACWWGIFLIAFTDISDLWLIVSPLLITGLLLFVSGVPLLERKYKARKDFQAYAQVTPKFFPFIGKKGL; the protein is encoded by the coding sequence ATGATTTATGGAATAGTTTTAGGGGCCTTGCTTGTTTATTTTATCTGCTGGTTTAAAGTAGCGGATCAGAAGAAAAACTACGGGTTAATCGATATAGCATGGGGCGGAGGGTTTGTTTTGACGGCGTGTTTAAGCTATTTCTTTAATACTCAAATCACCATGCAAAATAGAGCCGTTTTGGTTTTGGTTGCACTTTGGGGTGTGAGGCTGTTGGTCCACTTAGCTCGCCGCAATTGGAACAAGCCTGAAGACTACCGCTATACAAACATGCGCCGCAAATGGGGAAGTCATGCGCCAAAATTAAAGGCCTTTTTCTCCGTCTTTATGGTTCAGTACCTTTTACTTTTTATTATTGCGCTGCCGATCATGCAAAGCAATCACCGCCCAGAAAGTCAAATTTTCTGGTGGCAAATTCTTGGAGTGTTGGTTTGGCTGATAGGTTTTGTTTTTGAAGTTCTAGGCGATTGGCAATTGGAACAGTTTAAGAAGAATAAAGAAAACAAAGGAAAATTATTGACCAGCGGTTTGTGGTCAGTGACACGACATCCGAATTATTTTGGCGAGGCTGCATGCTGGTGGGGCATCTTCTTAATCGCTTTTACAGACATTTCTGATCTTTGGCTGATTGTGAGTCCTCTTTTAATCACTGGATTACTCTTATTTGTTTCTGGAGTACCGCTGCTTGAAAGGAAGTACAAAGCGCGCAAAGATTTTCAAGCTTATGCACAAGTTACACCAAAATTTTTCCCTTTCATCGGAAAGAAAGGACTGTAA
- a CDS encoding LacI family DNA-binding transcriptional regulator, whose amino-acid sequence MTSLSDIAKLTGYSKATVSRVLSGNGYASQQTREDILKTAAELDYATNAIAQELAYGATHNIGVVLPYIKSPFFSKILEGILEKSFETGYKIIILPSNYNQDLEIEYLEKLRKKAFEAIIFTSRQVPEETILKYQKYGPIVLCYKPEHSGIPATYANRIPAYREAFEWLKEQQCSNIGFLLSRGKSPTISTTLQAYKDVYHLEARAEQIKSGLISAEDAYRLAPQLTQFDGIFANSDEIAANVWRWFEEQGLPKPIIVGQERLLAGQLLKLPTIDNHCRQVGRMAFEQAVSKANKQTSVHSEFILER is encoded by the coding sequence ATGACATCTCTTTCTGATATTGCCAAACTCACTGGCTACTCCAAAGCTACCGTTTCTCGTGTGCTTTCTGGTAATGGCTATGCTTCTCAACAAACTCGTGAGGACATCTTGAAAACTGCTGCTGAATTAGACTATGCGACAAATGCGATTGCTCAAGAGCTGGCCTATGGGGCTACACACAATATCGGTGTTGTACTTCCTTATATCAAGTCCCCTTTTTTCAGCAAAATTTTAGAAGGAATCCTTGAGAAAAGCTTTGAAACAGGATATAAAATCATTATTCTCCCCTCAAACTATAATCAGGATTTAGAAATTGAATATCTAGAAAAGTTACGTAAAAAGGCCTTTGAAGCCATCATTTTCACTTCGCGTCAAGTACCTGAAGAGACGATTCTTAAATATCAGAAATATGGTCCTATCGTGCTCTGCTACAAACCTGAACACTCAGGGATTCCGGCAACCTATGCCAATCGAATCCCTGCTTATCGTGAAGCCTTTGAATGGCTGAAAGAGCAACAATGTTCAAATATTGGCTTTCTCTTATCCAGAGGTAAAAGTCCCACAATCTCAACTACTCTCCAGGCTTACAAGGATGTTTATCACCTTGAAGCACGTGCTGAGCAGATTAAATCAGGCCTTATCTCTGCTGAGGATGCTTATCGCTTAGCTCCACAATTGACACAATTTGATGGGATTTTTGCTAATTCCGATGAAATTGCTGCCAATGTATGGCGCTGGTTTGAAGAGCAAGGACTTCCTAAACCAATCATTGTAGGACAAGAACGTTTGCTCGCTGGACAATTGCTCAAATTACCAACCATTGACAACCATTGCCGTCAAGTCGGGCGGATGGCTTTTGAACAGGCTGTTTCGAAAGCCAATAAACAGACCTCTGTTCACTCTGAGTTTATCCTTGAACGTTAA